GACGGATTCGGCGACCACGGAATCGAGGGCGTCGGGCACGTCGAGGGGTCGGCGGCCGAATCGCTCGCGGAGCGTCTCGACGGCTTCGTACAGTCGGTCGATGGCGTTCGCGCCGAGCATCGGGCGCGACCCGTGGGCGGCCTCGCCGCGCGCCGTCAGCGTCAGCCAGATGCTCCCCTTGTCGGCGACGGTGACGGAGTGCCGGCCGCGCTCGCAGGTCGTCTCGCCGATGACACACGCGTCAGCGTCGAACTCGCGGTCCGCGAGGAGCGCCGACAGCCCCGCGTCGCCCGCGGTCTCCTCGTCGCTGACGAACGCGAACTGCAGCGAGACGGGCGGCGTCGTGTCGGTCTCGACGTGGGCGCGCGCCGCCAGCAACATCGCCGCGACGGCGCCCTTCATGTCGGTCGCGCCCCGGCCGTAGACGCGGTCCCCGTCGCGCTCCCCGAGCGGGTCGTGCGTCCACGCGTCGGCGTCGAACGGCACGGTGTCGAGGTGCCCCTCGAAGAGGAGCGTGGCGTCCCGCTCGCCGGGCACCTCGAACAGCACGTTTGGCTTCGCCGGGTCGACGGCGAACAGTTCGGGTTCGAGGCCCCAGTCGCGGACGGTCTCGGCGACGTACTCCGCGGCCGCCGTCGTCTCGCCGGGCGGATTCTGTGTGTCACAGCCCACGAGGTCGAGTGCGGTCGACACGAGCGCGTCCCGCTCGTCGGCCGGGAACGACGCGACGGCGGCTGGCGGGTCCACGGTCACACCGGCGGTTCGGGCTGTGACACCGTAACTGCTCGGCCGCATACCGACTGCCGAGAACTGCGTGGGGATTGTCGGCCGTTTACGAGTACTTTAGTCGCGGAGTGCGATAGAGGCTGACATGGACTTCGGACTGACCGACGAGCAGCAAGCCATTCGAGACGAAGTGCAGCGCTTCGCCGAGAACGAAATCGAGCCGGTCGCCGGCGAGTACGACGAAGCCGAGAAGTACCCGTGGGAGGTCATGGACGCCGCCGCGCAGGCCGGCCTGCTCGGCCCGAGTGTCCCCCTCGAGTACGGCGGCGCCGGCTACTCGCCCGTCGAGACCGCCATCATCATCGAGGAGCTGTTCGCCGCCGACCCCGGCATCGGCCTCTGTATCTCCAGTGCGGGCTTCGGCGCGGAAGCCATCATGGCGTTCGGCACTGAAGACCAGAAGGAACGCTACCTCGAACCCATCACGTCCGGCGACGCCATCATGGGGTCGGCCATCAGCGAACCCGACACCGGCTCCGACGTGTCCAGCGTCTCCACCACCGCCGAGAAGGACGGCGACGAGTGGGTCATCAACGGCAACAAGATGTGGATCACGAACGGCTCAGTCGGCGACTTCTTCGTCGTCCTCTGCCAGACCGACCCCGAAGCCAGCGGCCGGTACAACGGCTTCAGCCAGATCGTCGTGGAGTCCGACCGCGACGGCTTCGAAGCCGACAAAATCACGGGCAAACTCGGGATTCGCGCGAGCGACACCGCGGAACTCATCTTCGACGACGTGCGCGTCCCCGAGGAGAACCTAATCGGCACGCAGGGCGGCGGCTTCCTCCAGCAGATGCAGTTCTTCGACGAGACCCGGACGATGGTCGCCGCGCAGGGAGTCGGCATCGCCCGCGGCGCGACCGACCGCGCCCTGGAGTACGCCCAGCAGCGCGAGCAGTTCGACCGCCCCATCTCGGACTTCCAGGCCATCAAGCACAAGCTCGCGGAGATGCGCACGCAGACCGAGGCCGCGCGCACCATCACCCAGAAGTCCGCGTGGAGCGTCGAGAACCGCGACCAGCAGCTGACCGCGCTCGCGTCCATGGCCAAGGAGTTCGCGTCCCGCGTCGCCGTCGAGGTCGCCGACGAAGCCGTCCAGATTCACGGCGGCGCCGGCTACGTCAACGACTTCGACGTCGAGCGCCTCTACCGCGACGCCAAAATCACCCAGATCTACGAGGGCACCACGGAGATTCAGAAGAACATCATCGCCCGCGAGATGCTGGAGTAACGCCGGCAGTCGCTTCTCCGCTCAGATGTCGGTGACGCGGTTGTCCGCGTCCACCGCTCGTGCGTCCTCTTCGAGGAGCGCCGCGACGAGGAACTCCGTGTACTCCGCGACGTAGTCCACGAGCGCGGCGATGCGCTCGGCGTCGATGGCCTCCAGCGAGTCCAGTAGGAGGAAGGGGACGTCTTCGTAGACTTCGTGGGCGAGGTAGCCCGCGAGCGCGAACACGAGGCCGGTCACCTCGCGTTCGCTCTCCGAGAGGTGGTCGACCGTGTCCTCGTACGCCCGCCCGTCGTCGGTCTCGCGGACGACGTGCAGGTCGAACTCGCTGCGCTCGACGTTCTCCCGGCCGCGGCGCTCGACGGTGGCGGTGCGTTCCACCCAGACGCGCTCGAGATTGTCGTAGTCGAGGCGCTCGAGGACGGCCGCCATCTCTTCGTTGAACGAGTCGACGGCCGCCGCTTCCACGCGGTCGACGCGCTCACGGAGGTCCGCGAGTTCCGCGACGACCTCGCGGCGGCGCGCTTCGAGGTCGTCGCGCTCCGCGAGCCGCGATTCGAGGTCTTCGACCGTCTCGCGGGCGTCCGCGAGGTCCGACTCGACGCGGTCGAGTTCGACCTCCAGTTCGTTCACGCGCTTCGCGCGGTCGACCGCCGCGTCGTGGCCGTCTCGCTCGACGGCCGCCTCCAGTTCCGAGACGGCGTCCGCGACGTCCTCGCGTTCGGCTTCGAGGTCGGCCACGCGCTCCTCGCGGCGCTCGATTTCCGCCTCGACCTCGCGCAGGCGCTCGGCGACCTCCTCGCGGCGCTCTCTCGTCTCCGCGACCGCCTGCCGGCGGTCGGTCACCTCGTCAAGTTCGGCGTCGAGGTCGGCCTTCCGGGACTGCTCGCGGTCCCGCAGGTCCCGCAGTCGCTCGACCGTCCCCTCGATGCGCTCGCGTTCGACGGTCGACCCGCACGTCCAGCAGACGCGTTCACCGTCGTCTTCCCCGACCAGCGCGTCGGTCACGGTGCCGCCGTCGGAGCGGCGCGCCGGGTCGTCCGCGAGCGCCGCGGTCACGTCGCCCGCGTCGTCGAGGAACTGCTCGTTGAACTCCACGACGTTCTGGAGGTCCGACACGGACGCCGCCACCTCCTCGCGGCGCGCCCGCAACTCCTCGATTCGGTCGTCGAGCGCCGCGACGTCGGCGTCCGGGTCGGGGAGCGCGTCGCGTTCCTCGCGCAGGTCGGCGCGCTGGTCGCGCAGCGACTCGAGGCTCTCTCGCTCGGTCCGCAACTGGAAGCGCAGTTCCTCGAGGTCCGACCGGCGCGCTTTCAGTTCCGCGAGCGCCTCGGAGTCCTCGCCGTCCGCGTCGGCGAGCGCGTCCCGGGCGTCCGCCAGTTCCTCGCGGCGCTCGTCGCGTTCGGCTTCCAGTTCGGCGACGCGCTCCCGGCGGTTCTCCAGGCGCGCCGCCACGTCGTCTAACGCCGCCAGTTCGTCGTCTATCTCCCGCTTCTCGGCCTCCCGGCGCTCGATGTCCCGGCGGAGCGCCGCGGTGTCCACGGGCCGCACCACCACCTCGCGCAGGTCGTCGCCGCGCTCGACGGCGCGCCGCGCGTCGTTGTCCTCCAGGAGGAACGCGAACAGGTCCGCGAGTTCCGCGTCCGCCAGCAGGGGGTCGCCGCCGAACGACACGTCGCCGCCGACGCGGTCCAGCGTGCGCTCGTGGGTTTCGCCGGCCAGCGTCACCTCCGCGCGGCCGGCGTCGGCGTCGCCTTTCAGCGTCGCGCGGTCGCTCCCGAGCGCCGCCATCACGGCCTGCAGGAACGACGTCCGGTTGGTCGCGTTCCGACCCGCCAGCACGTTCACGCCCGATTCGAGGTCGACCGTCGTCTCGTCGATGCCGCCGACGTGTTGCGCTCGCACGCGAGCCGCAGGCTGGTCGGCTCCCCGCTCGTCCATGGAGAGCGCTACGCGGCGGTCGCGTTTAGTTCTTCATCCTACGAGCCGTCGCAGTCACAGCCCCCGCGAGAGAGCAACTCGGTGGCGTCGTACGCCGCGCCGCAGTCCCGGCACAGCACGCGCACGTCCACCAGCACGTCGGCGTCCCCGACCGCGATTCTGTCGGCGTTCGCCGAGCGCTCTACGGCGTCCTCGGCAACCGACGCCACCCGCGACTGGAGACGGCGCAGGCGCTCGACGTCGGTCGCAATCTGGTCGGCGTCGCCGTCCTGTTCGGCGCCGCGGTACTCCCGCAGGTACGTGTGGACCGCCTGGTGGGAGACGAAGTCCGCGAGGAGCGCGTCCACGTCCACGCCGTCCCGCGACAGTTCGAGGCGCTTCTGCGTGCGAACGCCCTCGCTCGCGTCGTCGCCAGCCAGCACCTCGTAGGTCGCCGCCACGTCCGCGTCGACCGGGTTCCGGCCCGCGTCCGCGAGCGCCGCGCGGACGAGCCGGCGGTTGAAGTCGTCGGCGAGTTCCCGGAGGCTCGCGCGCGCCTCGCCGTCGGCCGTCCAGCGGCGTTCGAGGTCGTCGCCCGCGTCCTCCAGTCCGTACTCGACGAGCAGGCGCCCGACCTTGCAGTCCGTCTCGTCGCGGTCCTCGGCGCTCGTCATCGCCTCTGAACTGGCGTGCGCGAGAGAAAAGCGTCGTGGTCGGCGAGACTACTGCCCGGTGGCCGTCGGGCGCGCCCCGTACTCCGCGTCGAGGCGCTCGCCGCCGAACCCGTCGTACAACTCGAACAGGACGTCGACGTCGCCGACGGCGTAGTCGTAGAGGAGGTCGCGGAGTCGCCGGTGGGTCGTCGTGTGTTCGATGCCCGCCGCGACGCCGTCGACGTAGCGCTCCCCGAGCACCCGCCCGACGTCGGCGCCGCGGACGAACCCGTACTCGAACTCCTCGGTGACGTGGCCGTCGGGGAACTTGTAGTCCTCGTACCAGATTTTCTCCTCTTCGACGCCGGCCAACTCACAGACCTTCCACAGCGGGAGTATCGGCTGGCCGTCCCGGAGTTCGTCCCGGTAGTCGGCGAGCGCCGGCTCCGCGAGGTCGACGTGCGTCTCGGCGAGCGCGTCGAGGCGCGCGTGCGTCTCCTCGCGGACGCCGTCATCGACCAGCGCCGCCGCCCAGTTTCCCATGTGTTCGAGGTCGAACGCGCTCCCGTTGTACGTCAGCACTCTGTCCACGCTTCTCCCGTCGCACCACGCGAAGAGGCGGTCGAACAGGTCCGCGGTGTGTTCGTCCGCCCAGTCGCCGTCGCGGAACAGGACGTCGGAGTCGACGTCCGCGTCCGGCGACTCCCGGTAGCCGACCGCGACCGCCAGCCACTCGAAGCACTCCGTCCCATCGCCGTTCGGTCCCGGCTCCCGAAACGGGCTCGCCGTCTCGATGTCCAGCGCGAGCGTCCCCATTCTACCGCGGCCGATACGCAGTCGACCGTCATGAACGTGTCCGCTCGCGGGGAGTTCGGTCGAACGACCGAGAAGGAGTCTGCGGCCGCAGGCGGCGAGCAGCGAGCGCTATCGATTACCCAGTCGGGTGACGCGCGTCAGAAGCCGAGGGCTCCGAGCGCGCTACTCTGGTTGCCCGACACGACCGTCCCCTCGGCGCTCACGCTCCCTCCGGTGAGCGCGTCGAGCGTGTCGGTGACGGTGTACCCCGGCGTCTCGACGCGGATCTCGCTGTCTCCGGTGACGTCCACGAACTTCAGGTGGAGTTCGTACGACCCGTCCTCGCTGATGGTGGTCGCCTCCTTCTGATTCGAGTTCGTGTGGTACGCCCACGCCGTCTCTCCGGCGGCGCTCTGACTCGCTTTACCCGAAATCGTCCACACTTCGGGCTGTTCCGCGGGCTGGTCGCCCGCCATCGGGTACGACCGCTTCTGCCACTCGGTGTACCCCTCGTCGATGGCGTACACCGTCTCGTATCCCTTCTCCTGGAGGGACGCCGCGCGGAGTGTCGAGAGGTGGTGCGGGCACGCGCAGTACGTGACGATGCGCTCGTCTTTCGCCCACTCCAACACCGGGTCGTCGGGGTCCTCCTCGCCGTCGCCCGCCGGGCTGTTCACCGCACCGAGCACGTGGGACTGCTCGTACTCGGTGGCGCTGCGAGTGTCGGCGAAGCGCGCCTCGCCGCGCACGAACCAGTAGTACGCCACGTCGATGGGGACCAGTGACACCTCGATGCCGTTCCGCGTCGTCGTCTCGAACGACGACGGGTCGACGCTGCGCTCTTCGAACGTCGCGTCGAACTCCGGCGGGTAGCCGTCCTTCGGCTTCGGGTCCGCGGGCAGGTCGTCGCCGTTGCGCGGCCCCTCGGCCGCCGACTGGGTCTGCTGGGTGGTCGTCGCGTTCGACTCCGTGGTCGTCGACTGCGTGGTCGACTGCGCTGTCGAGTTCTCCGGACTCTCGGCGTCGCCGCCGGACGAGGAACAGCCGGCGAGCGCCGTCACCGTCCCCGCGCCGACCGCGGCGAGCAGGTGACGACGAGTCGTTCTGTCTGTCATGCACTCGGTCCGTGGAGCGCACGGGCGTTTACTATACGCTGGGTAAGCCGGCCGAATCGCCCGAAACCGCACACAACAGTCGCCGACGCCCCCTCGACCGACACCGGTCGGCGTCTCAGTGCGCTTCCAGCGCGTCCGCGTACCCGCGCTGCCAGCACAGCAGGTCCCGTAGCGCTTGCCGTCCGTCCTCGGTGACCGCGTACTCGTTCGTGCGGCCGTCCCGCTCGCCCTTCGCCACGAGCCCGGCCTCGACGAGCTCGTCGAGATTCGAGTAGAGGACGCCGGGGAGCAGGTCCGTGTCCTGTGACTGCTTGAGTTCCGACTTGATGGTCTGCCCGCTCGCCGGCCCGACGCCCGCGACGACGAACAGGAGGTCTCGCTGGAGCGCGGAACGCTCGTACATCGCCATACCGGCCCGGAGCCACTCCCCACCAATGAATCGCCGAGACCGTTGTGGGACTTAACACAGTTGTAAACGCCCCGCGAGCGCCCGAATCCCGGCTTACCCCCCGCATAGTTAGGGTGGCTCGCGTGGACTGCCGTGGCATGTTCGGAACGAGCGGTATCCGTGGGCCGGTCGGCGACGCGGTGACGACGGACCTCGCGGCCGACGTCGGGCGCGCGCTGGCGTCCGCCGGCTACGAACGCGTCGTCCTCGGGCGCGACCCGCGACCGACCGGCGCGGCGTTCGCCGACGCGCTGTCCGCGGGCGTCCGCGAGTGCGGCGGCGACGTCTACCGCGTCGGCGTCCAGAGCACGCCGACCGTCGCGCGCAGCGTCGCGTGGTTGGACGCCGACGCCGGCGTGACGGTCACCGCGAGCCACAACCCCCCGACCGACAACGGCGTCAAACTCTGGCTCCCCTCGGGGAAGGCGTTCGGGCCGACTGAACGCGAGACCATCGCGGAGCGCGTCGAACACGACGACTTCGCGTTCGCCGCGTGGGATGCGTTCGGGAGCGAGCACGCGCCCGGCTTCGACCCGCGAGCGCGCCACGAGGCCGCGCTCCGCGACGCCGTCTCGCTCGACGGGGCGCCCTCCGTCGTCGTGGACGTGGGGAACGGCGCGGGCGGCGTCACCGCGAGCGCGCTCGACGCCCTCGGTTGCGACGTGACGACGCTGAACGCACAGGAGGACGGCCACTTCCCCGGTCGCCCGAGCGAACCGACGCCCCAGCACTGCGCCGCACTCGGGCGGTTCCTCGCGCGCTCCGACGCCGACTTCGGGGTCGCCCACGACGGCGACGCCGACCGCATGGTCGCGGTCACGGGCGACGGCGAGTTCGTCCCCGGCGACGTGTTGCTCGCGCTGTTCGGACGCGACGCGGTGCCCGCGGGCGGCGCGCTCGCCGCGCCCGTGAACACGAGTCTCGCGGTCGACGACGCGCTCGCCGACCGGGACGCGTCCG
The nucleotide sequence above comes from Halobacterium litoreum. Encoded proteins:
- a CDS encoding M20 family metallopeptidase, whose amino-acid sequence is MRPSSYGVTARTAGVTVDPPAAVASFPADERDALVSTALDLVGCDTQNPPGETTAAAEYVAETVRDWGLEPELFAVDPAKPNVLFEVPGERDATLLFEGHLDTVPFDADAWTHDPLGERDGDRVYGRGATDMKGAVAAMLLAARAHVETDTTPPVSLQFAFVSDEETAGDAGLSALLADREFDADACVIGETTCERGRHSVTVADKGSIWLTLTARGEAAHGSRPMLGANAIDRLYEAVETLRERFGRRPLDVPDALDSVVAESVEYYAPTLGEDAARDLFGYPTVNLGTLSGGEAVNAVPASATAELDIRLTAGVDTRAVLADVRECVRGCEGVSVADASWSVGTYEPIDSPLVEAVTGVASDVSGERVYRRSATGGGDAKSLRNAGVPTVEFGFGTDTAHAADEYTTATALAWNAAVYTRLPYALAPDL
- a CDS encoding acyl-CoA dehydrogenase family protein, whose product is MDFGLTDEQQAIRDEVQRFAENEIEPVAGEYDEAEKYPWEVMDAAAQAGLLGPSVPLEYGGAGYSPVETAIIIEELFAADPGIGLCISSAGFGAEAIMAFGTEDQKERYLEPITSGDAIMGSAISEPDTGSDVSSVSTTAEKDGDEWVINGNKMWITNGSVGDFFVVLCQTDPEASGRYNGFSQIVVESDRDGFEADKITGKLGIRASDTAELIFDDVRVPEENLIGTQGGGFLQQMQFFDETRTMVAAQGVGIARGATDRALEYAQQREQFDRPISDFQAIKHKLAEMRTQTEAARTITQKSAWSVENRDQQLTALASMAKEFASRVAVEVADEAVQIHGGAGYVNDFDVERLYRDAKITQIYEGTTEIQKNIIAREMLE
- a CDS encoding archaea-specific SMC-related protein codes for the protein MDERGADQPAARVRAQHVGGIDETTVDLESGVNVLAGRNATNRTSFLQAVMAALGSDRATLKGDADAGRAEVTLAGETHERTLDRVGGDVSFGGDPLLADAELADLFAFLLEDNDARRAVERGDDLREVVVRPVDTAALRRDIERREAEKREIDDELAALDDVAARLENRRERVAELEAERDERREELADARDALADADGEDSEALAELKARRSDLEELRFQLRTERESLESLRDQRADLREERDALPDPDADVAALDDRIEELRARREEVAASVSDLQNVVEFNEQFLDDAGDVTAALADDPARRSDGGTVTDALVGEDDGERVCWTCGSTVERERIEGTVERLRDLRDREQSRKADLDAELDEVTDRRQAVAETRERREEVAERLREVEAEIERREERVADLEAEREDVADAVSELEAAVERDGHDAAVDRAKRVNELEVELDRVESDLADARETVEDLESRLAERDDLEARRREVVAELADLRERVDRVEAAAVDSFNEEMAAVLERLDYDNLERVWVERTATVERRGRENVERSEFDLHVVRETDDGRAYEDTVDHLSESEREVTGLVFALAGYLAHEVYEDVPFLLLDSLEAIDAERIAALVDYVAEYTEFLVAALLEEDARAVDADNRVTDI
- the rdfA gene encoding rod-determining factor RdfA; translated protein: MTSAEDRDETDCKVGRLLVEYGLEDAGDDLERRWTADGEARASLRELADDFNRRLVRAALADAGRNPVDADVAATYEVLAGDDASEGVRTQKRLELSRDGVDVDALLADFVSHQAVHTYLREYRGAEQDGDADQIATDVERLRRLQSRVASVAEDAVERSANADRIAVGDADVLVDVRVLCRDCGAAYDATELLSRGGCDCDGS
- a CDS encoding rhodanese-like domain-containing protein; translation: MTDRTTRRHLLAAVGAGTVTALAGCSSSGGDAESPENSTAQSTTQSTTTESNATTTQQTQSAAEGPRNGDDLPADPKPKDGYPPEFDATFEERSVDPSSFETTTRNGIEVSLVPIDVAYYWFVRGEARFADTRSATEYEQSHVLGAVNSPAGDGEEDPDDPVLEWAKDERIVTYCACPHHLSTLRAASLQEKGYETVYAIDEGYTEWQKRSYPMAGDQPAEQPEVWTISGKASQSAAGETAWAYHTNSNQKEATTISEDGSYELHLKFVDVTGDSEIRVETPGYTVTDTLDALTGGSVSAEGTVVSGNQSSALGALGF
- a CDS encoding PadR family transcriptional regulator, with translation MAMYERSALQRDLLFVVAGVGPASGQTIKSELKQSQDTDLLPGVLYSNLDELVEAGLVAKGERDGRTNEYAVTEDGRQALRDLLCWQRGYADALEAH
- the glmM gene encoding phosphoglucosamine mutase, with the translated sequence MFGTSGIRGPVGDAVTTDLAADVGRALASAGYERVVLGRDPRPTGAAFADALSAGVRECGGDVYRVGVQSTPTVARSVAWLDADAGVTVTASHNPPTDNGVKLWLPSGKAFGPTERETIAERVEHDDFAFAAWDAFGSEHAPGFDPRARHEAALRDAVSLDGAPSVVVDVGNGAGGVTASALDALGCDVTTLNAQEDGHFPGRPSEPTPQHCAALGRFLARSDADFGVAHDGDADRMVAVTGDGEFVPGDVLLALFGRDAVPAGGALAAPVNTSLAVDDALADRDASVARTRVGDVHVADRLASDDLAFGGEPSGAWIWPAETLCPDGPLAAAKLAALVADRGPLADLAADVPQYPLRRESVAVEDKAGVMAGVRERVAARYDDVDDRDGVRVETDDGWFLVRASGTQPLVRVTAEARDERAADALRDTARTFVEAARGE